In Drosophila bipectinata strain 14024-0381.07 chromosome 2R, DbipHiC1v2, whole genome shotgun sequence, one genomic interval encodes:
- the a gene encoding uncharacterized protein a isoform X2 has protein sequence MRLFKTRKSTDTYSTLAAQQQEQPHNGSNNCSSQSNSNTSSNTSNSKSKNHTPATCSNRLNKSIVTSTTISSSLPDLHENSPVMILSCTTLASNGATATAAAAATATATSATSGGSLQQQQQQQQPLRTATPTCLLSGRQTPSAMSVMSLQEATSLHRQQQQQQQQHQQPTIYVPMPTKLGGSVNSGGTSATLLLSYGSTNSIATVQQHQQQQQQQHAAQYQQYVAQRLHAASSSCLYEKGANASGAVVNGSGSHKGRSLTPNGHLPDYKLVTAVPVVVLDDELKSNSLPAKDLSRNSSNSNINTTSNSNSNDVSNSNSNASSSTSLASTTRNVFTWGKRMSRKLDLLKRSDSPAAAHKSHSDLRSLFHSPTHHKSGGSGGSATGSVPTSSKASPSPTGGGHHSSTLKKCKSGPIETIKQRHQQQQQSHTQLSQEGSQSAQTTPTHQFQAAARPQKVLKNFFHRIGSTGMLNHRSHNLLKASEAAQQATPATTTLYRSSSTSQLSSCSYVKCDDPTEGLNLQREQREQRLPRIASLKSSSCDDIAKVSSCLTASTSSNSAAGSLGSPPSGTPAGGAAAATSGGQQDAARRGAFPYAFLRSRLSVLPEENHGHGPGHLKQQMQHQREQHHQLQQRDLLQQEHQHGSPLPQRRSPEQATLSNVSRNDSITSKDWEPLYQRLSSCLSSNESGYDSDGGATGARLGNNLSISGGDTESIASGTLKRNSLISLSSSEGVGMGMGMGMGLALGTGTGRNSSICSAPVSLGGYNYDYETETIRRRFRQLKLERKCQEDYIGIVLSPKTVMTNSNEQQYRYLIVELEPYGMAQKDGRLRLGDEIVNVNGKHLRGIQSFAEVQRLLSSFVDNCIDLVIAHDEVTTVTDFYTKIRIDGMSTQRHRLSYVQRTQSTDSLTSMQSLQLQQERMQNQNPDQEQDGGEGEDQCDARSMASVSTMPTPMPLMQHRRSSTPRHSLDVSAPEHELLRRRARSSSGSGRCTPKTITFFKGPGLKSLGFSIVGGRDSPKGNMGIFVKTVFPTGQAADDGTLQAGDEIVEINGNSVQGMSHAETIGLFKNVREGTIVLKILRRKLQKAKSMGT, from the exons ATGCGTCTCTTTAAAACGCGAAAATCCACGGACACCTACAGCACACTAGCAGCTCAGCAACAGGAGCAACCCCACAACGGCAGCAACAATTGCAGCAGCcagagcaacagcaacaccagcagcaacaccagcaacagcaaaagcaaaaaccaTACACCAGCAACATGCAGCAACCGGCTAAACAAGAGCATTGTGACCAGCACCACAATATCCTCTTCGCTGCCTGATCTGCACGAGAATTCGCCCGTCATGATCCTCAGCTGCACCACCCTGGCCAGCAATGGAGCCACCGCCACGGCAGCGGCCGCAGCAACAGCCACTGCGACGTCAGCAACATCTGGTGGCAGtcttcagcagcagcagcaacaacaacagccatTACGCACGGCCACGCCCACATGTCTATTAAGTGGAAGGCAAACGCCCTCGGCTATGTCGGTGATGTCGTTGCAAGAGGCCACCAGCCTGCACcgtcaacagcaacaacagcagcagcaacatcagcaacccACTATCTATGTGCCCATGCCCACTAAGCTGGGTGGCAGTGTCAACTCGGGTGGCACCTCGGCCACATTGCTATTGAGCTATGGCAGCACCAACAgcattgccaccgtgcagcagcaccaacagcagcagcagcagcaacacgcTGCTCAGTATCAGCAATATGTGGCCCAAAGGTTGCATGCAGCTTCCAGTAGTTGCTTGTACGAGAAGGGGGCGAATGCCAGCGGGGCAGTTGTCAATGGAAGTGGAAGCCACAAGGGTCGATCCCTGACGCCAAATG GCCACCTTCCGGACTATAAATTGGTGACTGCTGTACCAGTTGTTGTCCTGGACGACGAGCTAAAATCGAACTCATTGCCAGCCAAGGACCTAAGtcgcaacagcagcaacagcaacatcaacaccaccagcaacagcaacagcaatgacgtcagcaacagcaactccAATGCCAGCAGTTCCACCTCATTGGCCAGCACAACGAGAAACG TTTTCACCTGGGGCAAGCGCATGAGTCGCAAACTGGATCTGCTGAAGCGCAGCGACTCACCCGCCGCCGCCCACAAGTCCCACTCGGACCTGAGGAGTCTCTTCCACTCGCCAACGCACCACAAGAGCGGTGGGTCCGGCGGGTCCGCCACTGGATCCGTGCCCACTTCGTCGAAGGCCTCGCCCTCACCCACTGGCGGGGGCCACCACAGCAGCACCCTCAAGAAGTGCAAGTCGGGTCCCATCGAGACCATCAAGCAGCgtcaccagcagcagcagcaatcgCACACCCAACTGTCCCAGGAGGGAAGCCAGAGTGCCCAGACGACGCCCACACACCAGTTCCAGGCGGCTGCCCGCCCCCAGAAAGTGCTGAAGAACTTCTTCCATCGGATCGGATCCACGGGCATGTTGAATCATCGCTCCCACAATCTCCTCAAGGCTTCGGAGGCGGCCCAACAGGCTACGCCAGCAACGACCACTCTATACAGGAGCAGCTCCACCAGCCAGTTGTCCAGCTGCTCCTACGTCAAGTGCGACGATCCCACCGAGGGCCTCAATCTCCAGCGGGAGCAGCGCGAGCAGCGGCTGCCGAGGATCGCCAGCTTGAAGTCCAGTAGCTGCGATGACATCGCCAAGGTAAGCAGCTGCCTGACGGCAAGCACGAGCAGCAACAGTGCTGCCGGTAGCCTGGGATCTCCCCCAAGTGGAACGCCAGCCGGCGGGGCAGCAGCTGCCACCAGTGGTGGGCAGCAGGATGCTGCTCGTCGTGGGGCCTTCCCCTACGCCTTCCTGCGTTCGAGACTGTCCGTTCTGCCGGAGGAAAATCACGGCCATGGACCCGGACACCTCAAGCAGCAGATGCAGCATCAGCGAGAGCAGCACCACCAACTGCAGCAGCGAGATCTTCTCCAGCAGGAGCATCAGCACGGTTCGCCCCTTCCACAGCGCCGATCCCCGGAACAGGCCACGCTAAGCAATGTGTCCCGGAACGACAGCATCACGTCCAAGGACTGGGAACCACTTTACCAAAGATTAAGTAGTTGTCTAAGTTCGAACGAGTCCGGCTACGACAGCGACGGAGGAGCCACGGGCGCCCGACTGGGCAATAATCTGAGCATCTCTGGCGGAGATACCGAATCTATTGCCTCGGGCACGCTCAAGCGAAACTCTCTCATCTCCCTGAGCTCCTCCGAGGGCGTGGGAATGGGCATGGGTATGGGCATGGGCTTGGCTCTGGGAACGGGAACGGGTAGAAACAGTAGCATCTGCAGTGCACCCGTCTCACTGGGTGGCTACAACTACGACTACGAAACGGAGACTATTCGACGAAGATTCCGGCAACTGAAACTAGAGCGCAAGTGCCAGGAGGACTACATCGGCATTGTCCTGTCCCCGAAGACCGTGATGACGAACAGCAATGAGCAGCAGTACCGCTATCTCATCGTGGAACTGGAGCCCTATGGCATGGCCCAAAA GGATGGACGCCTTCGCCTAGGAGATGAGATTGTCAATGTGAACGGAAAGCACCTGCGGGGCATCCAGTCCTTTGCAGAAGTCCAGCGCCTGCTGAGCAGCTTTGTGGACAACTGCATCGATCTGGTGATTGCCCACGATGAGGTGACCACCGTGACGGACTTCTACACCAAAATCCGGATCGACGGCATGAGCACCCAACGCCACCGGCTAAGCTATGTCCAACGCACCCAGAGCACCGACAGCTTGACCAGCATGCAGAGCCTCCAGTTGCAGCAGGAGAGGATGCAGAACCAGAATCCGGATCAAGAGCAAGATGGCGGCGAAGGCGAGGATCAGTGCGATGCCCGTTCCATGGCCAGTGTCAGTACGATGCCCACACCGATGCCGTTGATGCAGCACCGTCGCAGCTCCACGCCACGGCATTCGCTGGACGTCAGTGCCCCAGAGCACGAGCTACTCAGACGGCGGGCCAGGAGCTCATCAG GCAGTGGACGATGCACCCCCAAGACCATCACCTTCTTTAAAGGACCTGGACTGAAGTCTTTGGGCTTCAGCATTGTGGGTGGTCGAGACTCGCCCAAGGGAAATATGGGGATCTTTGTAAAAACCGTTTTTCCCACGGGTCAGGCAGCCGATGATGGCACTCTGCAAGCTG GCGATGAGATAGTGGAGATCAACGGAAACTCTGTGCAAGGCATGAGCCATGCGGAAACCATAGGCCTCTTTAAAAATGTTAGGGAGGGTACCATTGTCTTAAAGATCTTGAGGAGAAA GTTGCAGAAAGCTAAATCGATGGGAACATAA
- the a gene encoding uncharacterized protein a isoform X1 yields the protein MRLFKTRKSTDTYSTLAAQQQEQPHNGSNNCSSQSNSNTSSNTSNSKSKNHTPATCSNRLNKSIVTSTTISSSLPDLHENSPVMILSCTTLASNGATATAAAAATATATSATSGGSLQQQQQQQQPLRTATPTCLLSGRQTPSAMSVMSLQEATSLHRQQQQQQQQHQQPTIYVPMPTKLGGSVNSGGTSATLLLSYGSTNSIATVQQHQQQQQQQHAAQYQQYVAQRLHAASSSCLYEKGANASGAVVNGSGSHKGRSLTPNGHLPDYKLVTAVPVVVLDDELKSNSLPAKDLSRNSSNSNINTTSNSNSNDVSNSNSNASSSTSLASTTRNVFTWGKRMSRKLDLLKRSDSPAAAHKSHSDLRSLFHSPTHHKSGGSGGSATGSVPTSSKASPSPTGGGHHSSTLKKCKSGPIETIKQRHQQQQQSHTQLSQEGSQSAQTTPTHQFQAAARPQKVLKNFFHRIGSTGMLNHRSHNLLKASEAAQQATPATTTLYRSSSTSQLSSCSYVKCDDPTEGLNLQREQREQRLPRIASLKSSSCDDIAKVSSCLTASTSSNSAAGSLGSPPSGTPAGGAAAATSGGQQDAARRGAFPYAFLRSRLSVLPEENHGHGPGHLKQQMQHQREQHHQLQQRDLLQQEHQHGSPLPQRRSPEQATLSNVSRNDSITSKDWEPLYQRLSSCLSSNESGYDSDGGATGARLGNNLSISGGDTESIASGTLKRNSLISLSSSEGVGMGMGMGMGLALGTGTGRNSSICSAPVSLGGYNYDYETETIRRRFRQLKLERKCQEDYIGIVLSPKTVMTNSNEQQYRYLIVELEPYGMAQKDGRLRLGDEIVNVNGKHLRGIQSFAEVQRLLSSFVDNCIDLVIAHDEVTTVTDFYTKIRIDGMSTQRHRLSYVQRTQSTDSLTSMQSLQLQQERMQNQNPDQEQDGGEGEDQCDARSMASVSTMPTPMPLMQHRRSSTPRHSLDVSAPEHELLRRRARSSSGQRSLALTPTPLFASSGSSSSCSTSPNHRLLDNENDTANDTDSYTPVYTNRAASVCVASSLADDEKWQLLARKRCSEGSALAPGGSPQQFGQRTHYARNSINLTNSHYRSLRFAHSRLSSSRLSLFMQAPNNSLTGGEPAPNTPPLSTTTTTTDLTNNQQQQIQQQQPQQAHQSLYIKHSPKSVSLFSPNPYVNASSSPASASASASASSGGASSGASLAPPAAALMHHRPSLPVAKLTIRDEEMAEVIRASMSEGSGRCTPKTITFFKGPGLKSLGFSIVGGRDSPKGNMGIFVKTVFPTGQAADDGTLQAGDEIVEINGNSVQGMSHAETIGLFKNVREGTIVLKILRRKLQKAKSMGT from the exons ATGCGTCTCTTTAAAACGCGAAAATCCACGGACACCTACAGCACACTAGCAGCTCAGCAACAGGAGCAACCCCACAACGGCAGCAACAATTGCAGCAGCcagagcaacagcaacaccagcagcaacaccagcaacagcaaaagcaaaaaccaTACACCAGCAACATGCAGCAACCGGCTAAACAAGAGCATTGTGACCAGCACCACAATATCCTCTTCGCTGCCTGATCTGCACGAGAATTCGCCCGTCATGATCCTCAGCTGCACCACCCTGGCCAGCAATGGAGCCACCGCCACGGCAGCGGCCGCAGCAACAGCCACTGCGACGTCAGCAACATCTGGTGGCAGtcttcagcagcagcagcaacaacaacagccatTACGCACGGCCACGCCCACATGTCTATTAAGTGGAAGGCAAACGCCCTCGGCTATGTCGGTGATGTCGTTGCAAGAGGCCACCAGCCTGCACcgtcaacagcaacaacagcagcagcaacatcagcaacccACTATCTATGTGCCCATGCCCACTAAGCTGGGTGGCAGTGTCAACTCGGGTGGCACCTCGGCCACATTGCTATTGAGCTATGGCAGCACCAACAgcattgccaccgtgcagcagcaccaacagcagcagcagcagcaacacgcTGCTCAGTATCAGCAATATGTGGCCCAAAGGTTGCATGCAGCTTCCAGTAGTTGCTTGTACGAGAAGGGGGCGAATGCCAGCGGGGCAGTTGTCAATGGAAGTGGAAGCCACAAGGGTCGATCCCTGACGCCAAATG GCCACCTTCCGGACTATAAATTGGTGACTGCTGTACCAGTTGTTGTCCTGGACGACGAGCTAAAATCGAACTCATTGCCAGCCAAGGACCTAAGtcgcaacagcagcaacagcaacatcaacaccaccagcaacagcaacagcaatgacgtcagcaacagcaactccAATGCCAGCAGTTCCACCTCATTGGCCAGCACAACGAGAAACG TTTTCACCTGGGGCAAGCGCATGAGTCGCAAACTGGATCTGCTGAAGCGCAGCGACTCACCCGCCGCCGCCCACAAGTCCCACTCGGACCTGAGGAGTCTCTTCCACTCGCCAACGCACCACAAGAGCGGTGGGTCCGGCGGGTCCGCCACTGGATCCGTGCCCACTTCGTCGAAGGCCTCGCCCTCACCCACTGGCGGGGGCCACCACAGCAGCACCCTCAAGAAGTGCAAGTCGGGTCCCATCGAGACCATCAAGCAGCgtcaccagcagcagcagcaatcgCACACCCAACTGTCCCAGGAGGGAAGCCAGAGTGCCCAGACGACGCCCACACACCAGTTCCAGGCGGCTGCCCGCCCCCAGAAAGTGCTGAAGAACTTCTTCCATCGGATCGGATCCACGGGCATGTTGAATCATCGCTCCCACAATCTCCTCAAGGCTTCGGAGGCGGCCCAACAGGCTACGCCAGCAACGACCACTCTATACAGGAGCAGCTCCACCAGCCAGTTGTCCAGCTGCTCCTACGTCAAGTGCGACGATCCCACCGAGGGCCTCAATCTCCAGCGGGAGCAGCGCGAGCAGCGGCTGCCGAGGATCGCCAGCTTGAAGTCCAGTAGCTGCGATGACATCGCCAAGGTAAGCAGCTGCCTGACGGCAAGCACGAGCAGCAACAGTGCTGCCGGTAGCCTGGGATCTCCCCCAAGTGGAACGCCAGCCGGCGGGGCAGCAGCTGCCACCAGTGGTGGGCAGCAGGATGCTGCTCGTCGTGGGGCCTTCCCCTACGCCTTCCTGCGTTCGAGACTGTCCGTTCTGCCGGAGGAAAATCACGGCCATGGACCCGGACACCTCAAGCAGCAGATGCAGCATCAGCGAGAGCAGCACCACCAACTGCAGCAGCGAGATCTTCTCCAGCAGGAGCATCAGCACGGTTCGCCCCTTCCACAGCGCCGATCCCCGGAACAGGCCACGCTAAGCAATGTGTCCCGGAACGACAGCATCACGTCCAAGGACTGGGAACCACTTTACCAAAGATTAAGTAGTTGTCTAAGTTCGAACGAGTCCGGCTACGACAGCGACGGAGGAGCCACGGGCGCCCGACTGGGCAATAATCTGAGCATCTCTGGCGGAGATACCGAATCTATTGCCTCGGGCACGCTCAAGCGAAACTCTCTCATCTCCCTGAGCTCCTCCGAGGGCGTGGGAATGGGCATGGGTATGGGCATGGGCTTGGCTCTGGGAACGGGAACGGGTAGAAACAGTAGCATCTGCAGTGCACCCGTCTCACTGGGTGGCTACAACTACGACTACGAAACGGAGACTATTCGACGAAGATTCCGGCAACTGAAACTAGAGCGCAAGTGCCAGGAGGACTACATCGGCATTGTCCTGTCCCCGAAGACCGTGATGACGAACAGCAATGAGCAGCAGTACCGCTATCTCATCGTGGAACTGGAGCCCTATGGCATGGCCCAAAA GGATGGACGCCTTCGCCTAGGAGATGAGATTGTCAATGTGAACGGAAAGCACCTGCGGGGCATCCAGTCCTTTGCAGAAGTCCAGCGCCTGCTGAGCAGCTTTGTGGACAACTGCATCGATCTGGTGATTGCCCACGATGAGGTGACCACCGTGACGGACTTCTACACCAAAATCCGGATCGACGGCATGAGCACCCAACGCCACCGGCTAAGCTATGTCCAACGCACCCAGAGCACCGACAGCTTGACCAGCATGCAGAGCCTCCAGTTGCAGCAGGAGAGGATGCAGAACCAGAATCCGGATCAAGAGCAAGATGGCGGCGAAGGCGAGGATCAGTGCGATGCCCGTTCCATGGCCAGTGTCAGTACGATGCCCACACCGATGCCGTTGATGCAGCACCGTCGCAGCTCCACGCCACGGCATTCGCTGGACGTCAGTGCCCCAGAGCACGAGCTACTCAGACGGCGGGCCAGGAGCTCATCAGGTCAGCGCAGCTTGGCTCTAACACCGACCCCGCTCTTCgccagcagcggcagcagtaGCAGCTGCTCCACCTCCCCTAACCACCGGTTGTTGGATAACGAGAACGACACTGCTAACGACACCGATTCCTATACGCCAGTGTACACAAACCGGGCGGCGAGCGTGTGCGTGGCCTCCTCCCTGGCGGACGATGAGAAGTGGCAGTTGCTGGCCCGCAAGCGCTGCTCCGAGGGCTCGGCCCTGGCGCCTGGTGGCTCGCCCCAGCAGTTCGGCCAGCGCACCCACTATGCCAGGAACTCCATCAACCTGACCAACTCGCACTACCGCTCCCTCCGGTTTGCTCACTCGCGACTGAGCTCGTCGCGCCTCAGTCTCTTTATGCAGGCTCCGAATAACAGTCTAACAGGCGGAGAGCCAGCTCCTAACACCCCTCCTCTatccacaacaacaacaacaactgatCTCACTAAcaatcagcagcagcagatacaacaacaacagccacaACAAGCACACCAATCACTCTACATCAAGCACTCGCCAAAGAGCGTCTCATTATTCTCGCCTAATCCGTATGTTAATGCCTCATCCTcaccagcatcagcatcagcatctgCATCCGCATCGTCTGGAGGAGCTTCGTCGGGAGCTTCTCTGGCGCCGCCCGCCGCTGCCCTAATGCATCATCGTCCATCGCTGCCAGTTGCCAAGCTAACCATACGCGATGAGGAAATGGCAGAGGTCATTCGTGCCTCTATGAGCGAGG GCAGTGGACGATGCACCCCCAAGACCATCACCTTCTTTAAAGGACCTGGACTGAAGTCTTTGGGCTTCAGCATTGTGGGTGGTCGAGACTCGCCCAAGGGAAATATGGGGATCTTTGTAAAAACCGTTTTTCCCACGGGTCAGGCAGCCGATGATGGCACTCTGCAAGCTG GCGATGAGATAGTGGAGATCAACGGAAACTCTGTGCAAGGCATGAGCCATGCGGAAACCATAGGCCTCTTTAAAAATGTTAGGGAGGGTACCATTGTCTTAAAGATCTTGAGGAGAAA GTTGCAGAAAGCTAAATCGATGGGAACATAA
- the LOC108123487 gene encoding uncharacterized protein has translation MVVKLLVKILMGFCCLFGAAHPVIYGDNFGELLEAVITHLQSGDSDNLDNWTKDMTLALKSEQQQRLAWNIPWEDILDKGLSPLDLQHLLNPNNRLKLHLWMSFYWHLKRSRSLDAILTTNFALKLRDFRRSNEDMWSPDLQNMWQSLPKSLKIILQSDWLCLQHKRQMLYVVSGYKLELGANSNCSMWQIQSENKDHWMRLINFCDDSSWFFINLWQSNAEVDFLKSNPSLKALNFCVFKDMGYFRDASKYDIDCQWQVSDCSNLPKILNKNK, from the coding sequence ATGGTCGTTAAACTCctagttaaaattttaatggGCTTTTGTTGCCTCTTCGGAGCGGCTCATCCGGTGATTTATGGCGATAACTTTGGGGAACTACTCGAAGCTGTGATTACTCATTTGCAGAGTGGTGATTCGGATAACTTGGACAACTGGACCAAGGACATGACCCTGGCATTGAAAAGTGAACAGCAGCAACGTCTGGCGTGGAATATTCCGTGGGAGGACATACTGGATAAAGGACTCTCTCCCTTGGACTTGCAACATCTACTTAATCCCAACAACCGCCTCAAGTTGCACCTTTGGATGAGCTTCTACTGGCATTTGAAACGCTCCAGGAGCTTAGATGCCATTCTGACCACAAACTTTGCCCTGAAACTGAGAGACTTTCGGAGGAGCAACGAGGACATGTGGAGCCCTGACTTGCAGAACATGTGGCAGAGTTTGCCGAAATCACTGAAAATTATACTCCAAAGTGATTGGTTGTGTTTGCAACACAAAAGGCAGATGTTGTATGTGGTCTCGGGCTATAAACTGGAATTGGGCGCcaacagcaactgcagcaTGTGGCAGATACAAAGCGAAAACAAGGATCACTGGATgcgtttaattaatttttgtgatGACAGCAGTTGGTTTTTCATCAACTTGTGGCAATCAAATGCGGAAGTGGACTTTTTGAAAAGCAATCCCAGCTTGAAGGCtttgaatttttgtgtttttaaggACATGGGATACTTTAGAGATGCCTCCAAATACGATATTGATTGTCAGTGGCAAGTTAGTGATTGCAGCAATCTACCTaagatattaaataaaaataaataa
- the LOC108123484 gene encoding tRNA pseudouridine(38/39) synthase — MSTASQQKVVINKRVKGLPREALEKLSQKELIDKIVQLEAYNFQLRNLLQKKITDQDKNNEEYAVLFGKDADATDATGSKEPKTTSRAQQRKFDWSNAHRRHVLLKVSYFGWDYQGLACQEDSNDTIESHLFRALTRTCLIESRATSNYHRCGRTDKEVSAFCQVISIDLRSKHPPESQLDATSVSSEIDYCGLLNRVLPKNIQCVAWMPLRSPVYSARFDCVARSYRYYFPRGDLDIPAMQEACNYLVRHADFRNFCKMDVHNGVTNYTRNLQSARVEACEERLTDSGYDMYFLEIQANAFLWHQIRCIMAVLLLVGQKKEKPSVVNDLLDVESNPCKPQYTPALGLPLNLFRCDFRDKTTRSLTHPEDAGDDAMDTGPEEGGPGTDDNPSKESDVTEWVYNEENLQKLIENTQCEWAQFSVKSTMIRNVLQQLEKLLEDNFKTAEKVQAQVILLQDSVKPRQYQPLLERKRCESLENRIEHFVKKQRLIVK, encoded by the exons ATGAGCACTGCAAGCCAACAAAAAGTGGTAATAAATAAACGGGTAAAAGGACTGCCACGAGAGGCTTTGGAAAAACTAAGCCAAAAGGAACTGATCGACAAGATAGTCCAGCTGGAAGCGTATAATTTTCAGCTCCGAAATCTGCTTCAGAAAAAGATCACTGATCAGGATAAGAACAATGAGGAGTACGCCGTATTATTTGGCAAGGACGCGGATGCTACGGATGCCACGGGATCCAAAGAGCCGAAAACAACAAGCCGCGCCCAGCAGCGAAAATTCGATTGGAGCAA TGCCCACCGTCGTCATGTTCTGCTAAAGGTTAGCTACTTTGGCTGGGATTATCAGGGTTTGGCCTGCCAGGAGGACTCCAACGACACTATTG AATCCCATTTGTTTCGTGCTTTGACGCGGACGTGTCTCATTGAATCCCGCGCCACATCCAACTATCATCGTTGCGGCCGCACCGATAAGGAGGTGAGCGCTTTCTGCCAAGTGATCTCCATCGATTTGCGCAGCAAACACCCGCCCGAAAGCCAACTGGATGCCACATCTGTGTCTTCCGAAATCGACTACTGTGGACTTCTGAATCGCGTCTTGCCCAAGAACATTCAGTGCGTGGCCTGGATGCCTCTGCGTAGTCCTGTTTATAGTGCACGTTTTGATTGTGTGGCTCGTAGCTATCGTTACTATTTTCCCAGGGGTGACCTGGATATTCCCGCCATGCAAGAGGCCTGTAATTACCTGGTAAGGCATGCTGACTTTCGAAATTTCTGCAAAATGGATGTGCACAACGGAGTGACGAACTACACCCGAAACTTGCAGTCGGCCAGGGTGGAGGCTTGCGAGGAAAGACTTACTGATTCCG GCTACGACATGTACTTTTTGGAAATTCAAGCGAATGCCTTTCTGTGGCACCAAATACGATGCATTATGGCAGTTTTACTGCTGGTGGGTCAGAAAAAGGAGAAACCGAGCGTTGTTAACGATCTGCTGGATGTGGAAAGCAATCCTTGCAAGCCCCAGTACACGCCGGCTCTTGGTTTGCCTCTAAATCTCTTCCGGTGCGACTTTCGAGACAAGACAACGAGGAGTTTAACGCATCCGGAAGACGCAGGTGACGATGCCATGGACACAGGCCCAGAGGAAGGGGGACCCGGTACTGATGATAATCCTTCAAAAGAAAGCGATGTCACCGAATGGGTGTACAATGAGGAAAATCTCCAAAAGCTCATCGAAAACACTCAATGCGAGTGGGCACAATTCAGTGTTAAGAGTACGATGATTCGGAATGTACTCCAACAATTAGAGAAACTCTTGGAGGATAACTTTAAGACCGCAGAAAAGGTTCAGGCGCAAGTAATCTTGCTGCAGGATTCAGTCAAGCCACGTCAATATCAGCCGCTCCTGGAGCGCAAGCGTTGCG AGAGCCTGGAGAACCGTATAGAGCATTTTGTCAAGAAGCAAAGGTTGATCGTGAAGTAA